DNA sequence from the Colletotrichum higginsianum IMI 349063 chromosome 10, whole genome shotgun sequence genome:
ACGAGGCGAGCAGCGCGGCGTCCCAGAGCAGGGCGAAGTTGAAGAGCGCGGCGGCGTAGACTGCAAAGTAAGTGAACGGCATGCGCCAGTTGGACACGTCGGTGACCCGTACCAGCATGCACGGGTTGCTGCGGAACGTCGTCCGGGCCCAGCGGACGAGTTGGCCCCTGAACTTGGCCACCGACTCGTCGCCCAGCGTCGTCTCGATCGTGCAGTCCTCGGTCTGCTGGAACTTGACGGCCCACCCGCGCCTGTACGCCTCGCGGGTGAGGaagttgtcgtcgtcggggccgaggccctccttgccgccgaagagtccgaagaagaagcgctcGTTGCAGTACCTGTCCatgacgccgtcggccttgagTAGCCTTGTGCGGTAGACGGCGGTGCGGCTGGacgcgacgaagacgccgccgtcaacggcgttGGAGGCGCGGAGCTCCCAGTtgtggcggaggaggtagAAGCACCCGATCAGGTTCACGACGGAAGGGCGGGACCACTCACCGGGCGTCGTGCGGCGTACGCGCTTGTGCGTCGCTACTATACCCATGTTCATGTCTTGGAAGGGGGCGAGGGCCGAAGGGAGGAAGTCGCGGCTCGGCCAGAAGACGTGGTCGTCGGCCATGACGGTGAACTCGGTCCGCACATGGGGCACGGCGTGGGCGACCTGGCGGCGCTTGGAGGGGTGGAGGACGGCGCTGACGCCGATCTCGGTCGACGGGTAATCCCTGCGGTAGGCCCGGGCGATGGCCTCGCAGCGGGCCCGCATCctggcgccgacggtgacgatgagGATTGCGGCGGGCCGGTTCTCGAGCAACGAGATGATGCATTCGTCAAACTTGGAGTTGTCGGGGTCGATCGTCGGGAGGATCACGGTCACGTCCCGCCGGCTCCAGGTCGGGAGCCGGGGGAGCGGCGCGGGCCTGTACCGCCAGGATCCCCATATGTTGATGGCGAGGCGCAAGTACCGAAGGAAGAACACCGTGATGAACATCGTGGTCCAGTCCTGCGGCGTGCGGCGTCCGATGGGCGCGGTCAGTCTGGACATGTACTGCTCAATGGAGTCTTCGCAGCATCTCCACgcgaagaaggacaagggaACGATTGGGTGGTTCCAGAGAAACCGTAGCGATGCCATCATGACAAGACCTACAAAACTGAGGCCGCGATGGAAACTGGCGTGGTTCCGAGGCTGAGTTGACTGTCCCTCGGTGCTACGAGGTCGTTCAGTGTCTGCTGACGCCATTCTTTCCCTGCGTCTGGGTCCGTCTGCAGAGAATCTCATTTTTAAATGATCAAAATCGACGACTTTATGCTGTTGGATTGTTGTGCAACTCGGGGATGTTGCTGAATAACCTACAAGTTCGAGCTTGCTTCGGTGAATGGGACCGACTCTATTATACGTCGAAGCTGTCTGGAACAACGCTTCAACTCTCTGCGATGTCCATCTAGTAGCAAACAATGACATTGATTTTAACAATGAGAACTCCAGGACTATTCCGTGAAGTGCCCCTTTCAATATAATCACAAAGCATGTCGGAAGGACTCGGCTTCATGGACGCAACAATGAGTCTTTGTCTACGAGGGTCTCCAAACAGTGACAACCTCAGTGTTCACTTTAAAACATGGTGTTTCCAACTCTGCTGGCAAGACCTCAGCCCAAGAGAAGAGCACACAGTCTTTTCAGCAGACAAATCTGATTCCCTGTTTAGATACTGCAGTTTCAAAACAAATGGCAAGGTTTCGTTCACATGAATGCCATCTTTGAAGATAAGTCGCAACAATTTATGCAGTCACTGAGTACGCATACAATCTTGGTACCGCTACGTAGGCTGGCATGGAGGTAATTTGTTCGTGGAAAGAGTTTGGGCTCAGAGAACACAAATTCACTGCTCAGCTGGCAAAGTGCCAAAAGACGAGGCAAATTGGGACTCATTTCTGTGTCCCTGAATTCGGGGTACACCCTTGATGACTGCCACAGTACATATAATGATATCGAGGAGCTGAAGCCAGCCTGTCCAGTTGGAACAGGTCTTTATCACAGGTTGTCATGAAGAAAGTCACCGATACTCTACCAGTCATATTTAAGGCTAAATATTGGAGCTGCCTCCTCGATATGCAACAGACATGCAGCTGCTGGAGCTTTTGATGTTTTCCTGCCTCTGTCACTTATTCAGCCTTTTCTTCATACTGTTTCCTTCGTGGTGGTTCATTTAACACCATGTTTCTTGGGTGGCTCTACCACACCGAAGGACTCGCAaaatcccctcccccttgtCGCCATTTCTGACCTTCCTTACGCCAAAATGTAAATGCTCCCTTTCCCCACGTCTATCTCAATGCACCGAACCACGTTCTGGCAGTCATTTTCGCTTGGGGATATGTACTATGGCCGtcgttctctctcttccctaTGGCGCGTAACCTCAGGCCCCGACCTGCCCTATTCGCCCTTTGCCATCAAGTCAGCATCTTTGTGAATGAGAGCCTGCACAGTTTCAACGACTTCATGTCCGTCCCTATCTAGATCCGCAAGTGCCGCGTAAAACGCCTGATAAAGATCTGCCACATACTTTCCAGGTGCTGTGCGTTCAGTCGTCGGCCCAATTCCCAGCAATGAGGAAAGCTTTTTGTGCAACGTCTCCTGTTTTCCGTGGTCTTACTACGCGTCAACCGTCTTGAGAATAACTTCCGTCAATAGGTCTCCTTTTTCCCTTGCCGTCTTATCAAGAATCAAGCAGAACCCGTGATAACAGCCGTCTTTGGTAGCCCAGCCCAGTAACAGGTTATTTAGCGGGGGGGCAATGGTGCCTCGCGATTCAACAGTGCCTGGACTAACTCCCATATCCCATGTATGATGGCATTTGAAATGAATGTCACCGTCTCGGGTCTTTGAACATCCGGTAAGTCTGCGGGCGGAATTCACTCCCTGCAAAACATGTCAGATCCGGCCTTCCCGAGGAGGGCTTTTGTCGACTTGGAGGGTAAGGGCACACAAAGGGGGTGTGGGCAGACGTCATTTTTGCCAAGGGTAGGATTTTCCAATCAAATAAATCATTGCCTAGAAACTTTAACCTAATTAAAAACGCTTGACCTTCGCTTGACCTTCATGGACCCTTAACGAACTGGTTGACTCTTCGGCGAAGAAGGCATCCTTCTTCCCATAAGGTTTGACCAGGCTAATGTCTGCTGCAACACACTGATAAAACCCGATTAGAAACTACATGAGCGAATATGGGGCAAAGCCAGAGTGTCTTCAGGCTTGGGAGAAGCGAGGTTCGTTCGCACCTGGTGGAACATGGGACAAGAATTGTTACACCTACTCACAACACTCAGAGTGTGACTCATGCGGTGCCAGGCCGGTCCGATCAAGGAGTTCGACAGGCGGGAGTGCAACTCCATCACACTGAACTGACAACAATCAGCTGAACTTGAAGGTCACAACATCATCCTATCTTTCCAAACCTGGCCGGACGAACGCATCTAAAGAGGGAATCTTAATGCAGAGGATGATTATTTTTGGCTGTTCTTCCTAGCACTTCAAAATGCCTGGGCCAGTCGCTCATAGTCCCTCCCTGTGGTCCATCGTTGGATCACCCTCGTTCATATCACTAATCAGATCAGTAAACAGATAAGATGTAACAAAGGGGCTCCAATCCGACAGTAAGCCCCGAACTGTCAACCTATCAAATCACGCACCAAACCCTTGCCTATCCCAGTCAACCTCTACCTTGCATCGATAACCCCTGTCGTGTTATCCTAATAATTTCACGTTCAAGAAGTTTATTCTAATGTACGTCCCAGAAACTTCGTACTGATACGACTCGATCGACCGGGGAAATTCGAGTGACGAATCCAGCACCTCAGGGAAGGGCATGTCACTGCGAGGAGAGTTGGGTTTTGAGTTCGTCTCATCACCGATGTACTAGTAGTTGACTCGGATGCTCGTAGCACTCAGCATTATATAACTCTGTGAGACCCAATTGCCGGCTAGCTTCAAGTTTACATGCTCCATCAACCCATTTGTCAGTCGTTTCTTCCCTATCACCATCAAACATGGTTCTACTCAAACCCTGCTTCCTAACCTGGCTGGCTATCGGCGCCGCTGGGCAGCAGATGCCATCAGGGCTCCTGGGTTTTAACTCAGGCGCAACAAAGGACAACAACGACCCGAAAGACCAGTCCGATTTCCAAGCAGAGTTCACAACTGCCCAGGGGCTCCGAGGCTCGCCAGGTGCCTTCAACAGTGTGCGCCTTTATACGATGATCCAGGCGGGAACCACAAACGATCCGATCTCGGCGTTCCCCGCGGCTTTAGCAACAAACACGTCGATGTTGCTCGGTATCTGGTGTTCCGGCACACAGACGATCGAAAACGAGCTCGCTGCCATGAGGAGCGCCATCGATAGGTTCGGCCAGCGGTTCGCCGACCTTGTCGTCGGCATCTCGGTTGGCAGCGAGGACCTCTACCGCCTCTCGGAATCTGGCATCCAAAACAACGCCGGGCTCGGACAAGGGCCGGACATCATGGTGCGGTTCATCCGCGAAGTGCGAGACGCCATCGAAGGCACGATCCTCAGCGGCAAGCCTGTCGGACATGTCGATGCCTGGAGCGCGTTCGGCAACGAAAGCAACAGCcgagtcgtcgacgagctcgactGGCTCGGCACCGACCTCTACCCTTACTACGAAGCAGACAAGGGCAACGACATCGGCAACGCAACCACAATCTTCGACTACATCTACAACGTTTCCCTCAACGCCACCAGGGGCAAGCCGCTCTGGGTAACCGAGACGGGTTACCCTGCGTCGGGGCCTGTGCGCGGACAGGCGGTTGCCAGCGTTTCGAACGCCGCGCAGTTCTGGCAAGAGATAGGATGCGACAGGCTTTTTGGGCGTGTGAACACCTGGTGGTATACCTTGAGAGACTCTAACCCTGCCAATGCCGAGAAGTTTGCCATTACAGAGGACCTCAAGAAGACTGCGAAATTCAACCTTACTTGTGCGCCTGGAAGCGGAGCTCCTGCTGCCATCAACTTAACTTCCAAGGCGTCCTCCCTTTACACTGCCCAGGTGTTGTGGGTGCCTTTCGCTGTTGTCTTGGGTGTTTTAGTCGGCTTGTAGCATTGCTGTATTCCTGTTCAATCGGAGCATGTGGGCATCTAATTAGAGAGAAGATACATAAATCCCGGCTTGGCTGGTCACTGAGTAGATGTGAAGGGACCCCAATGTGATGATGGCGCGAAGTCGGACCCTGGCAGGGTATTTGGAGATTATGTAGATATTCCACCACTTGGAAAGCACAGCAAGGTAGCAGAAATGTCCACTCAATCTTTGCCACATATCAGGAATAACAGAATGCATGGAACCTATCCTCTTAGGTATGTAGATGATTCAAATGTTACTAGCCCTTGTAGAGAGTTGAGCGCCTGGACGCAATCGTCGATGTCTCCATCGGCCTGTTTGACGCTGTTAGAATAGGTCGCAGCAGCGACGCCAAAATCCCTGAGCCACGGCCGCGAAGCAGACCGGGCTTCGGCGCTGACGGGCACTTGAAGCGGGACCGGCAACATTCGCATGAACCGGATCCTAGCCGACGGGCGCACCCGGCGGCCGGCTCTAGATACACTCACTTTGCCTGTATTCACCGCTGACCGCGAAGGGCCCTTTACCTCTTTCTTCTCAAGGCATCAGTGTTATCAATAGAGTCACCGCTTCTCTACCCTGCCGAACGTCCGGCACCGTAATTACGGTGTCCAACTTGTGATGTCAGCAGTCGGACTAATCAGGCCTGCCACGTCGGATGCGATAGAAGACCGTTCATTCTTGATTCACACAAAGAGGGAGCCAGGTCGGCAGAACTCCTGCTCCCACTGGACCATAACGGATGGAAGAAGCAACTAATTCAGCAGTGTGACGTGCATACAATTCTTTTTTTCGGTTGAAACTGACTAAATCTAGGTATCTGAAGCAAATGGTACTCATCAAAGAGTTGGTATCATCAATGAGCGCTAGAGAGCgcggttgttgttgttgttgttgctgtaACTTTCATGGTGCGTAGTGCACTCATTGCATCATGGGGCGAGCGTCCTCGACCATCTCGCTGGACCCGAAATACTTCTCCAGCTCGTTCTCGAGCTCCCTGCCCTCGACCTTGCGCATCTCCTTGGCGCGTTTGACGGGATTGACCTTGTCGGCGTGGGCGCTGGCAAAGATgatgtcgagctcctcgaggctGCGGCCCTTGGGCTCCGGGAAGAAGAGGTAGACGCAggggatgatggcggcgttgaagacGGCGAACATGACGTACGTCTTGTAGCCCAGGTTGGCGAAGGCCGGGGGCGTGATCATGACGATGAGGAAGTTGGACAGCCAGTTGGAGCAGGTGGAGAGGGCGTTGGCCTGGATGCGGATGCGGAGGTTGGTGATCTCGGCGGGGTAGAGCCAGGTCATGCCGAGCCATCCTGTTCCGGAGTCAGTTTGGGGGGCAACCTGCGGTTACGGGTACGGGTGAGGGGGCTTAccgatggcgaagaaggagttgaagacgaagaggaagacggtGGCGGTGACTCCGTACTTGGTCTCGAGCTTGGGGGCACCggtctcgtcgacggtgccggtggACACGGTTCCGGCCAGGATGGCCATGGAGGCCATCATGCCGAATGCTCCGAACAGCATGAGCTTGCGCCGTCCGGTCCTCTCGATCAGGGGAAGGGCGACGAGCGAAGCCAGGAAGTACTCCGTGCCGTTGAACGCGGCCAGGAGTCGAGACAGCTCGGGTCCGAAACCGAGGGAGTTCTCGAACAGGAATCCGCTGTAGTACGTGATGAGGTTGATACCTGGCGAACTCATACGTCAGCGAATGGGTCGTCGGGAACGAGAGAAGGACAACAAACTTACCGCAGATCTGCTGGAAAAATTGCGCAGCAATGCCGAGAAGAGTGCGTCTCAGGTTCTGCGAGGGGCCGTTGGTCAGGAGCTCCTTGAACTTGAAGCTTCCTCCTTGGCTCTGGGCCTCGAGAGCCTCCTGgatggccttgacctcgatGGTGACGTCCTCGTGGTCGATGGGCTTGCCGAGGAGACGAGACGTCACTTCGCGGGCCTCGTCCATGCGGCCCTTCATGGCCAACCAACGGGGCGAGTCGGGGAGGTAGAGCAGACCGAtcatgacgatgatggtgaagAAGGACTGGAACGAGACGGGGAAACGCCAGCGGATCGATCCCTCGAGGAAGTAGAAGCCGTACTTTCACAAACAAGTCAGTTTCGGGTTTTCATGACGACAGAAACAAGGACTCTTACATCGACCCAGTAGGCAATTGCGATACCGCAGCTGATCAAAGCACCGGAGAGGGTGATGAGGAAACCTCGCTGGTGCGGGCGTGCACACTCAGACTGCCATGTGGGAATAGCTGTGATACGATTAGCTCGAAGCAACGCCGCGGCAAGGGGGAGGACCCAAAGTCGGACTCACTGGACGTGACCATGCCGTTCCCGATACCACCGACAACGCGGCCCGCAGAGAAGAGGCCGTACTCGTGCGCCGAGGCCTGCAGGATGGTTCCGAAGATCATGATGGCGCTGCCCCAGAAGGTGGACGACTTGCGCCCCCAGGTCTCTCCGTAGAAGAGGATGAGCACGGCGCCCAGGAAGCAGCCGATCTGGTagacggccacggcggcggcctgcgtGTTGGGGTCGCCGGTGCACTGGCTGTAGTCTCTCTGGGTGTTCTCGGGGAAGTCGAGCCAGCAGAGCGAGTTGGACTGCTCCAGCGGCGTCATGAGGGGGATGCTTCTCTGGAAGTCGTCGAGGGTCAGCAGCGAGCCGAGAACACCTGGGTGAG
Encoded proteins:
- a CDS encoding Glycosyltransferase family 2, with protein sequence MASLRFLWNHPIVPLSFFAWRCCEDSIEQYMSRLTAPIGRRTPQDWTTMFITVFFLRYLRLAINIWGSWRYRPAPLPRLPTWSRRDVTVILPTIDPDNSKFDECIISLLENRPAAILIVTVGARMRARCEAIARAYRRDYPSTEIGVSAVLHPSKRRQVAHAVPHVRTEFTVMADDHVFWPSRDFLPSALAPFQDMNMGIVATHKRVRRTTPGEWSRPSVVNLIGCFYLLRHNWELRASNAVDGGVFVASSRTAVYRTRLLKADGVMDRYCNERFFFGLFGGKEGLGPDDDNFLTREAYRRGWAVKFQQTEDCTIETTLGDESVAKFRGQLVRWARTTFRSNPCMLVRVTDVSNWRMPFTYFAVYAAALFNFALLWDAALLASLSFSTWSDGLLSRNVGKLVLWILWTKTIKLWPHIVRHPADVPLLIFQVLFVYVHSFIKLWALVTFYDCAWLGRNLEAVDAEAEELQEYLDKRFAFGTFADEPRFY
- a CDS encoding GPI-anchored cell wall beta-1,3-endoglucanase EglC; protein product: MVLLKPCFLTWLAIGAAGQQMPSGLLGFNSGATKDNNDPKDQSDFQAEFTTAQGLRGSPGAFNSVRLYTMIQAGTTNDPISAFPAALATNTSMLLGIWCSGTQTIENELAAMRSAIDRFGQRFADLVVGISVGSEDLYRLSESGIQNNAGLGQGPDIMVRFIREVRDAIEGTILSGKPVGHVDAWSAFGNESNSRVVDELDWLGTDLYPYYEADKGNDIGNATTIFDYIYNVSLNATRGKPLWVTETGYPASGPVRGQAVASVSNAAQFWQEIGCDRLFGRVNTWWYTLRDSNPANAEKFAITEDLKKTAKFNLTCAPGSGAPAAINLTSKASSLYTAQVLWVPFAVVLGVLVGL
- a CDS encoding Hexose transporter; protein product: MADRNTADQNTAAAAAPAAEPNMSEKREHPSDSGSRTPSSVDSSRAVNEKPKPNGFLARMGDLPEWGFRGKRLQGRLLNWSIGFIASCGFLMFGYDQGVLGSLLTLDDFQRSIPLMTPLEQSNSLCWLDFPENTQRDYSQCTGDPNTQAAAVAVYQIGCFLGAVLILFYGETWGRKSSTFWGSAIMIFGTILQASAHEYGLFSAGRVVGGIGNGMVTSTIPTWQSECARPHQRGFLITLSGALISCGIAIAYWVDYGFYFLEGSIRWRFPVSFQSFFTIIVMIGLLYLPDSPRWLAMKGRMDEAREVTSRLLGKPIDHEDVTIEVKAIQEALEAQSQGGSFKFKELLTNGPSQNLRRTLLGIAAQFFQQICGINLITYYSGFLFENSLGFGPELSRLLAAFNGTEYFLASLVALPLIERTGRRKLMLFGAFGMMASMAILAGTVSTGTVDETGAPKLETKYGVTATVFLFVFNSFFAIGWLGMTWLYPAEITNLRIRIQANALSTCSNWLSNFLIVMITPPAFANLGYKTYVMFAVFNAAIIPCVYLFFPEPKGRSLEELDIIFASAHADKVNPVKRAKEMRKVEGRELENELEKYFGSSEMVEDARPMMQ